From the Candidatus Methanoplasma cognatum genome, one window contains:
- the uppS gene encoding polyprenyl diphosphate synthase — MTFPRILSKTAYSRYERELTKEVLDGPIPRHIAIIMDGNRRYAAEYLENDSKEGHRKGEEKIEEMLWWCLELKIPYITVYAFSTENFKRDRDEVDFIMELSEASLYRMADDRRIHENRVRIRVFGDHSNLPDSVKEAIRYADERTSAYSDFSFNVAMAYGSRQEIIAAVKDIAVMVANKELDVDDISEETFSSHLYTSDMPDPDLILRTSGEIRMSNFLLWQLAYSELYFADVYWPGFRYIDFLRAIRSYQQRIRRYGE; from the coding sequence ATGACATTTCCCCGGATACTTTCGAAGACGGCATATTCGAGGTATGAGAGGGAACTGACAAAAGAGGTGCTCGACGGGCCGATCCCGAGGCACATAGCCATTATCATGGACGGCAACAGGAGATATGCGGCGGAGTATCTGGAGAATGACAGCAAAGAAGGCCACCGCAAAGGCGAGGAGAAGATAGAGGAGATGCTGTGGTGGTGCCTGGAGCTGAAGATACCATACATAACGGTATACGCGTTCTCCACAGAGAATTTCAAAAGGGATAGGGATGAGGTTGATTTCATCATGGAACTGTCGGAAGCCTCCCTGTACAGAATGGCCGACGATAGGAGGATCCACGAGAACAGGGTCAGAATAAGGGTGTTCGGAGACCATTCGAACCTTCCGGACAGCGTTAAGGAAGCAATAAGGTATGCGGACGAAAGAACATCTGCGTATTCGGACTTCAGTTTCAACGTCGCGATGGCATACGGGAGCAGACAGGAGATCATCGCGGCGGTCAAAGACATCGCGGTAATGGTTGCGAACAAAGAACTCGATGTGGACGACATATCGGAAGAGACCTTTTCCAGCCACCTTTACACATCCGACATGCCCGATCCGGACCTCATTCTGAGGACGTCGGGGGAGATCAGGATGTCGAACTTCCTCCTTTGGCAGCTGGCATATTCGGAGCTGTACTTCGCGGACGTATACTGGCCGGGTTTCAGGTACATAGATTTTCTCAGAGCGATAAGGTCGTACCAGCAGCGCATAAGACGCTACGGTGAATGA
- a CDS encoding DUF1743 domain-containing protein, whose translation MVQILRPDEVRQKYGQLFCKGFLTMVDEERGIAQIVEKCSAKGPGEWDVVNRRRAGGVIENIRMEGQTLIMDAVIGEKELKFGPVSEYVGGQGLAALKVEGDKVRTTWYGIAGATVGIGACLAQCPDVIQTEYPDDFKIGGAHVAHVDIITPKTVRVIIGVDDTDTKERGASWVAALKLGNSCPIGSFIDHKIIQLNPKVPNKTTNCCSTAVSFAVKEEEIPALIEHCRDFIKKESFSDGSAMTVFKGLSIPSALEGYGMRAKTEILTEEDAFKAAEENGVQIISISGTRGAIGAVAAIGCFDMGGMAAGIPEDFR comes from the coding sequence ATGGTACAGATCCTAAGGCCGGATGAGGTCAGGCAGAAGTACGGTCAGCTGTTCTGTAAAGGGTTCCTCACGATGGTCGATGAAGAAAGAGGGATAGCGCAGATAGTCGAAAAATGTTCGGCGAAGGGCCCCGGAGAATGGGACGTCGTGAACCGCAGAAGGGCCGGAGGCGTCATTGAAAATATAAGGATGGAAGGCCAGACACTGATAATGGATGCCGTTATAGGGGAGAAAGAGCTCAAATTCGGTCCGGTGTCGGAGTACGTCGGAGGCCAGGGTTTGGCGGCCCTCAAGGTCGAAGGGGACAAGGTCAGGACCACTTGGTACGGCATCGCCGGAGCAACGGTCGGGATAGGCGCGTGTCTGGCACAGTGCCCCGATGTGATCCAGACGGAATATCCTGACGATTTCAAAATAGGCGGGGCCCACGTCGCGCACGTTGACATAATCACGCCTAAGACGGTCAGGGTCATCATCGGAGTGGACGACACCGATACGAAAGAGAGAGGCGCCTCGTGGGTCGCGGCGCTTAAGCTGGGTAACAGCTGTCCGATCGGCAGTTTCATCGATCATAAGATAATACAGCTGAATCCGAAGGTCCCCAATAAGACCACGAACTGCTGTTCGACCGCGGTATCTTTCGCGGTGAAAGAAGAGGAGATACCCGCGCTGATAGAGCACTGCAGGGATTTCATCAAGAAAGAATCGTTCTCGGACGGCTCTGCAATGACCGTCTTCAAAGGCCTCAGCATCCCTTCCGCGCTGGAGGGATACGGCATGAGGGCAAAGACAGAGATCCTTACCGAAGAGGACGCTTTCAAAGCCGCGGAAGAGAACGGGGTGCAGATCATAAGCATATCAGGCACAAGAGGCGCGATCGGCGCAGTCGCGGCCATAGGCTGTTTCGACATGGGCGGCATGGCTGCTGGGATACCTGAGGATTTCCGGTGA
- a CDS encoding TIGR04190 family B12-binding domain/radical SAM domain protein, with translation MARLDIVFLHAPSVYDFRKKSIFYGPVSDVVPSSPVFEMYPIGFMTISAHLEAAGFRTRIVNLAVQMLQDEKFDVEKKIRSLKADVFAIDLHWLPHVHGATEIAALVKKHHPDSKVEFGGFAASYFWEELIRRPEADLVMRGDTTEEPTVKMMSALQEGRDLSEVPNLVWKDDGGKVHNNGITHSPESLDEINFDYGVMIKNVLRHMDVKGALPWYGWDKLPLTSAFSVRGCSMNCAECGGSNYANGKVVCRKAPAYRSPEKLAEDLDMIQSYLGTTIFIVGDLRQHSVDYAERFLKAVKERKIKNHVVVELFSGAGGDYFSKLDKAFDGGWSIEFSPDSHDEKVRYATGRRYSNESIERSVVTAFENGCSRFDLFYMTGLPFQTRESAMDSARASKRLWGLVGREDGLFIFNAPFAPFVDPGSRAFEDPEKWGYKFFARTLEEHKRLLENPSWKRVLSYETEWMDRDTIAETSYDAAIELATMEYESSRISAEVFRQRKERTETARSLMHRVDDIMTIPNEEERESRLLEIKKESVDLMHSTICDKNSLDWRSGAIWRNAPRMMSGLIRSSFR, from the coding sequence ATGGCGCGTTTGGACATAGTCTTCCTGCACGCCCCCAGTGTGTACGACTTCAGAAAGAAATCCATCTTCTACGGGCCGGTAAGCGATGTCGTCCCCTCATCCCCCGTCTTTGAGATGTATCCGATAGGCTTCATGACCATCTCCGCCCACCTGGAAGCGGCCGGGTTCAGGACGAGGATAGTCAATCTTGCGGTGCAGATGCTGCAGGATGAAAAGTTCGACGTAGAAAAGAAGATCAGGTCCCTGAAAGCGGACGTCTTCGCCATAGATCTCCATTGGCTTCCGCATGTTCACGGGGCGACGGAGATAGCGGCGCTGGTGAAAAAGCATCATCCGGATTCAAAAGTGGAGTTCGGAGGGTTCGCCGCATCGTACTTCTGGGAGGAACTGATCCGCAGGCCGGAGGCGGACCTCGTGATGAGAGGGGATACGACCGAGGAACCTACCGTTAAGATGATGTCCGCCCTTCAGGAAGGGAGGGACCTTTCGGAGGTCCCGAACCTGGTCTGGAAGGACGACGGTGGGAAGGTGCATAACAACGGCATCACCCATTCCCCGGAAAGTTTGGACGAGATAAATTTTGATTACGGGGTGATGATAAAGAATGTCCTCAGACACATGGATGTCAAAGGCGCGCTTCCTTGGTACGGATGGGACAAGCTGCCCCTGACGTCAGCCTTCTCGGTAAGAGGATGCTCCATGAACTGTGCTGAATGCGGCGGATCGAATTATGCGAACGGGAAGGTCGTATGCAGGAAGGCGCCAGCATACAGAAGCCCGGAAAAGCTCGCGGAGGATCTGGATATGATCCAAAGCTACCTCGGCACGACCATCTTCATTGTCGGTGACCTAAGGCAGCACAGCGTCGATTACGCCGAAAGGTTCCTGAAGGCGGTCAAAGAAAGGAAGATCAAGAATCACGTCGTGGTCGAACTCTTCAGCGGAGCGGGCGGCGATTACTTCTCAAAACTGGATAAGGCCTTCGACGGAGGCTGGAGCATAGAGTTCTCCCCCGATTCCCATGACGAGAAGGTCAGATATGCGACCGGGAGAAGGTACTCCAACGAATCGATAGAGAGGTCCGTGGTGACTGCGTTCGAGAACGGATGCAGCAGATTCGATCTGTTCTACATGACCGGCCTCCCGTTCCAGACAAGGGAGTCCGCGATGGACAGCGCCAGAGCGTCAAAGAGGCTGTGGGGGCTGGTCGGCAGGGAGGACGGACTGTTCATTTTCAATGCGCCTTTCGCGCCATTCGTCGATCCAGGCAGCAGAGCGTTCGAAGATCCCGAGAAATGGGGGTACAAGTTCTTCGCAAGGACCCTGGAAGAGCACAAGAGACTTCTGGAGAATCCTTCGTGGAAGCGCGTCCTATCCTATGAGACGGAGTGGATGGACAGGGACACGATAGCGGAGACATCCTATGACGCCGCCATTGAGCTGGCGACTATGGAGTACGAAAGCTCAAGGATATCCGCGGAGGTCTTCAGGCAGAGGAAGGAAAGGACGGAGACCGCCCGCTCGCTGATGCACAGAGTGGATGATATAATGACGATCCCAAATGAAGAAGAAAGGGAGAGCAGGCTTCTGGAGATAAAAAAAGAGAGCGTGGACCTGATGCACTCCACGATCTGCGACAAGAACAGTCTCGACTGGAGGTCGGGAGCAATATGGAGGAACGCCCCCCGGATGATGTCCGGGCTTATACGTTCCTCTTTTAGATAA
- a CDS encoding RuBisCO large subunit C-terminal-like domain-containing protein: MKTYSYMHIGKEIDRDAHVICKYRVTTDLPMEKAAEALAAEQSTGTWTGISTLDEDIFRRYGAKVIDIKGNIAVLAFPEEDFSIENGGIPQILSVIAGNLFGLESLHGVRLEDAEFPPCILKKYKGPKFGADGLRKILDRPEKPLVGTIVKPKIGLSPKDTAKYVYEAGSGGLTNSKDDETLVDQSFCPIEDRTKAVAEALDRLKEEGHKMVHAVNVSTNGERIVELAEDVQSWGAKQIMVDVITSGFAAVQALAEDPAIKVPLHVHRTMHGAFTKDPLHGIAMLPITKLVRMCGGDALHVGTLGAGKMVGSEKGDHDSLEACLSNDGRFKTMMPVCSGGVYPGMIARMINASGFNVQIQAGGGVAGHPGGVRKGAMGMCQAVDAAFNGIDVAVYAKDHPELKTALDMWGIK; this comes from the coding sequence ATGAAGACCTACTCATACATGCATATCGGAAAAGAGATCGACCGTGACGCGCACGTAATATGCAAATACCGTGTCACAACGGACCTGCCGATGGAGAAGGCGGCGGAAGCGCTTGCCGCCGAGCAGTCCACCGGCACATGGACCGGGATATCGACCCTGGATGAGGACATTTTCAGGAGATATGGCGCAAAGGTCATCGACATCAAAGGCAACATTGCGGTGCTGGCGTTCCCGGAGGAGGACTTCAGCATCGAGAACGGCGGGATCCCCCAGATACTGAGCGTCATAGCAGGCAACCTGTTCGGTCTCGAATCCCTGCACGGGGTGAGGCTGGAGGATGCGGAATTCCCGCCCTGTATATTGAAGAAATACAAAGGGCCGAAATTCGGCGCGGACGGTCTGAGGAAGATCCTGGACCGACCGGAGAAGCCGCTGGTCGGGACGATCGTCAAACCTAAGATAGGTCTTTCCCCTAAGGACACGGCGAAATATGTCTATGAGGCGGGCAGCGGAGGTCTCACCAACAGCAAGGATGACGAGACCCTAGTGGATCAGTCCTTCTGTCCGATCGAGGACAGGACGAAGGCGGTGGCGGAGGCCTTGGACAGGCTGAAGGAGGAAGGCCACAAGATGGTCCACGCCGTGAACGTCAGTACGAACGGGGAAAGGATCGTCGAACTTGCGGAGGACGTACAATCATGGGGCGCCAAGCAGATAATGGTGGACGTGATAACGAGCGGGTTCGCCGCCGTGCAGGCTTTGGCCGAGGATCCCGCGATAAAGGTGCCCTTACATGTGCACCGCACTATGCACGGAGCTTTCACCAAGGATCCGCTGCACGGGATCGCAATGCTTCCGATCACGAAACTGGTCAGGATGTGCGGCGGGGACGCGCTGCATGTGGGGACCCTCGGGGCAGGCAAGATGGTCGGCAGCGAGAAAGGCGACCATGACAGCCTGGAGGCCTGCCTGAGCAACGACGGCAGGTTCAAGACCATGATGCCCGTCTGTTCCGGAGGGGTCTATCCCGGAATGATCGCGAGGATGATAAATGCGTCCGGGTTCAACGTACAGATACAGGCCGGGGGAGGGGTGGCCGGACACCCAGGCGGAGTAAGGAAAGGCGCCATGGGCATGTGCCAGGCAGTAGACGCCGCATTTAACGGCATAGACGTCGCGGTATACGCCAAAGACCACCCCGAGCTCAAAACGGCCCTCGACATGTGGGGAATAAAATGA
- a CDS encoding SPFH domain-containing protein, with translation MAEKTNVVFWANQGPDDIIYRSEQDDLRTITSVTVPEHAVALFIRDGQLVGTLEPGRHTVTSANVPWLTKLYNLALGYKETPFKVWIVFISLKMFNGKWGIRSMIKAGKEYEVPIVLMANGDFQFRINDVAVFYTQVLGGLNAYTTGDVNSFMKSFINEQIIQQMNTQYYMDILENLEKASTNTKILIEHYFSQRGIELLSLKINEVLTTDEDRQKVFNYLQFSSKNGEAFRRYEVMEKMANAIGESTGGAAMGAGMLLFPQMYQQLQQQPVQGVQQQQQQQQQVTKVMCPTCGGLNEYPYKYCSSCGQPSPLMAPGQPVQAQQAAPAGAAGSGKAFKNCPYCGEDLGGLPKTPKFCPYCSEQIN, from the coding sequence ATGGCAGAAAAGACTAATGTTGTATTCTGGGCCAATCAGGGGCCGGATGACATAATATACAGATCGGAACAGGATGACCTCAGGACTATCACTTCGGTCACCGTGCCGGAACATGCGGTCGCCCTTTTCATCAGGGACGGACAGCTGGTAGGAACGCTGGAGCCGGGAAGGCACACGGTGACATCGGCGAACGTACCCTGGCTGACGAAGCTCTACAACCTCGCGCTCGGATACAAGGAAACGCCGTTCAAGGTCTGGATCGTGTTCATATCGCTCAAGATGTTCAACGGGAAGTGGGGCATCAGGAGCATGATAAAGGCCGGCAAAGAATACGAAGTGCCGATCGTCCTCATGGCGAACGGGGACTTCCAATTCAGGATAAACGACGTGGCGGTGTTCTACACCCAGGTGCTGGGAGGGCTGAATGCGTACACGACCGGCGATGTGAATTCGTTCATGAAGAGCTTCATCAACGAGCAGATAATCCAGCAGATGAACACCCAGTATTACATGGACATCCTGGAGAATCTTGAGAAAGCGTCCACGAACACGAAGATCCTCATCGAGCACTACTTCTCACAGAGGGGGATAGAGCTCCTATCGCTGAAGATCAACGAGGTCCTTACCACGGACGAGGACCGCCAGAAGGTGTTCAACTACCTGCAGTTCAGCAGCAAGAACGGAGAGGCGTTCAGGAGGTATGAGGTCATGGAGAAGATGGCGAATGCGATCGGAGAATCCACAGGAGGAGCGGCGATGGGCGCGGGGATGCTCCTGTTCCCGCAGATGTACCAGCAGCTGCAGCAGCAGCCGGTGCAGGGGGTCCAGCAGCAACAGCAGCAACAGCAGCAGGTCACGAAGGTCATGTGCCCCACCTGCGGCGGTTTGAACGAATACCCGTACAAATACTGCAGCAGCTGCGGACAGCCGTCGCCTCTGATGGCTCCCGGGCAGCCGGTGCAGGCCCAGCAGGCGGCTCCCGCCGGAGCTGCCGGCAGCGGGAAGGCGTTCAAGAACTGCCCGTACTGCGGAGAGGACCTGGGCGGCCTCCCGAAGACCCCGAAATTCTGTCCTTACTGCTCAGAGCAGATAAACTGA
- a CDS encoding AMP phosphorylase has protein sequence MNIKVRFLNISTEPVVLINGEDAVKIGAKDNDRVRIDGKRSAIALLNVSEIVKPGEAVLSGNLKYRTGASDGDELNIVYASSPESVRSIRRKMDNEKLSKDEIRAIVMDILENRLSKIEISAWLTALYINGMDIEEIADFTEAMVETGDRVEFTRAPVYDFHSMGGVPGNKVTPIVVSIVAAAGMMLPKTSSRAISSACGTSDFVETFCDVEMDAETLRKISEEIGGVLAWGGAMNLAPVDDLVIKVEHPLGINPRAQMLASILSKKLAIGATHLVVDIPTGSGTKVPTLEVAKAYARDFMDLGEKLNIHVECAITYADQPVGSAIGPKLEARECIRILEGCKHPASVIEKACDIAGMILEMGGIANGGEKAREILDCGAAMKKFREIVAAQKGNYDIRSDDIVPGEFVAEVVSLKSGYVHTISNKDLVSIAKASGAPSDKGAGILLYKKKGQRVEKGEVLFEIYGDNRAKVERAKELAAKYKPYDIEGMLLKRIAAPRTR, from the coding sequence ATGAATATCAAAGTAAGATTCCTGAATATAAGCACAGAGCCCGTGGTCCTGATAAACGGCGAGGACGCCGTGAAGATAGGCGCGAAAGACAACGACAGGGTCAGGATCGACGGGAAAAGATCGGCAATAGCGCTTCTCAATGTCTCCGAGATCGTGAAGCCCGGAGAAGCGGTGCTCTCCGGCAATCTGAAATACCGGACCGGCGCCTCCGACGGGGACGAGCTGAACATAGTATATGCCAGCAGCCCAGAATCGGTAAGGAGCATCAGAAGGAAGATGGACAACGAGAAGCTCTCAAAGGATGAGATACGGGCCATAGTCATGGACATCCTGGAGAACAGGCTCTCAAAGATAGAGATATCCGCGTGGCTGACCGCACTGTACATCAACGGCATGGATATCGAGGAGATAGCGGACTTCACCGAGGCGATGGTGGAAACCGGGGACAGGGTCGAATTCACCCGTGCTCCGGTCTACGATTTCCACAGCATGGGAGGGGTCCCCGGAAATAAGGTAACGCCCATCGTGGTATCGATCGTCGCCGCTGCGGGGATGATGCTCCCTAAGACGTCTTCGAGAGCTATCAGCAGCGCATGCGGCACATCAGATTTTGTGGAAACGTTCTGCGACGTGGAGATGGACGCTGAGACCCTGAGGAAGATATCCGAGGAGATCGGCGGGGTCCTGGCTTGGGGAGGCGCGATGAACCTGGCACCGGTGGACGATCTGGTGATAAAGGTGGAACACCCCCTGGGGATCAACCCCCGCGCGCAGATGCTGGCATCCATACTCAGTAAGAAACTGGCAATAGGCGCCACGCATCTTGTGGTCGACATCCCCACCGGCTCAGGAACGAAGGTTCCGACCCTAGAGGTCGCGAAAGCATACGCACGCGACTTCATGGATCTGGGAGAGAAACTGAACATCCACGTCGAATGTGCGATAACCTATGCCGACCAGCCGGTCGGAAGCGCTATCGGTCCGAAGCTCGAGGCGAGGGAATGCATCCGCATACTTGAGGGATGCAAGCACCCAGCCAGCGTCATTGAGAAAGCATGCGATATCGCCGGTATGATACTGGAGATGGGAGGCATCGCCAACGGAGGGGAGAAAGCAAGGGAGATCCTGGACTGCGGAGCCGCGATGAAGAAGTTCAGGGAGATAGTCGCTGCACAGAAAGGGAACTACGACATCAGGTCGGATGACATCGTTCCCGGAGAATTCGTGGCGGAGGTGGTATCCCTTAAATCAGGATACGTGCACACAATATCCAACAAAGACCTGGTGTCTATAGCAAAGGCCTCCGGCGCCCCCTCCGACAAAGGCGCGGGGATACTGCTGTACAAGAAGAAGGGGCAGAGGGTCGAAAAAGGCGAGGTCCTGTTCGAGATATACGGCGACAACAGGGCCAAGGTAGAAAGGGCAAAGGAGCTCGCCGCAAAGTACAAACCCTACGATATTGAAGGAATGCTCCTGAAAAGGATAGCGGCCCCCAGGACCAGGTAA
- a CDS encoding polysaccharide deacetylase family protein, whose product MRALCVTVDLDRDVNIRIPGSRAAGSIDRGIGAGPRFSSSDKGLSLLADLFDEIAIKATFFAEAATLRRVDAGLLSGHEVGIHGVEHEDLASIEGTDEKRAILKEASEAVKDAVGREPSCFRAPYMGADRETIGMLPEFGIGIDSSLYRPMSPSLMPEKMDCGVWEMPVPEGRDAAGKKISAYLWPMHESKRAPEDYIRMASSMEEGAFVLATHTWHIVESRERGIMSVKEIEQNIGNVRKVLEGIEDLGIRPMTLTDVRKTMEG is encoded by the coding sequence ATGCGTGCGCTGTGCGTGACGGTCGACCTGGACAGGGATGTCAACATCAGGATACCTGGCAGCAGAGCGGCCGGTTCTATCGATCGGGGCATCGGCGCCGGGCCGAGGTTCTCCTCATCCGATAAGGGGCTGTCTCTGCTGGCGGACCTTTTCGACGAGATCGCAATAAAGGCGACGTTTTTCGCCGAGGCAGCCACCCTGAGGAGGGTGGACGCCGGCCTTCTCTCGGGACACGAGGTGGGCATACATGGGGTGGAGCATGAGGATCTTGCTTCGATAGAAGGAACGGATGAAAAAAGAGCGATCCTGAAAGAGGCATCCGAGGCCGTGAAGGACGCGGTCGGCAGAGAACCAAGCTGTTTCAGGGCGCCGTATATGGGGGCAGACAGGGAAACAATAGGCATGCTCCCGGAGTTCGGGATAGGCATAGATTCGTCCCTCTACAGGCCGATGTCTCCTTCGCTCATGCCGGAAAAGATGGACTGCGGCGTATGGGAGATGCCCGTCCCGGAAGGCAGGGACGCCGCCGGGAAGAAGATATCCGCCTACCTCTGGCCGATGCACGAATCCAAAAGAGCGCCGGAGGATTACATAAGGATGGCGTCATCAATGGAAGAGGGCGCCTTTGTTCTTGCGACGCATACCTGGCACATCGTCGAATCCAGAGAAAGGGGGATCATGTCGGTCAAAGAGATCGAACAGAACATCGGCAACGTGAGGAAGGTGCTGGAAGGGATAGAGGATCTTGGCATCAGGCCGATGACGCTGACGGATGTCAGGAAGACGATGGAAGGATAA
- a CDS encoding ribose 1,5-bisphosphate isomerase: protein MFDAVNVTASEIREMKIRGAGRIARAGASALGEFAGSYPGGSLEDFKRDIGAAKKTLLESRPTAVSLWNGVQACVRDVQAASSLEEARGSVVRNSALFVEMSSNAVRLIAEFGAKRIQDGDTVLTHCNSSAALGVIKEAHAQGKAVKVYATESRPWRQGLLTVRELSDAGVDVTLIIDSAVRSVMKKTDKVFVGADTVASNGALINKIGTSQLALSADEARVPFSVCTETYKFSPMTMFGDMVEIEERDCGEVVGAGDVPEGVKIYNPVFDTTPAKYIDAIITEIGVLSPGSVYDVMVRQLGNDIFKVRDVQ, encoded by the coding sequence GTGTTCGATGCAGTCAACGTCACGGCGTCTGAGATCAGAGAAATGAAGATAAGAGGGGCGGGCAGAATAGCCCGCGCCGGAGCGTCAGCATTGGGAGAGTTCGCCGGGAGCTATCCCGGAGGGTCTCTGGAGGATTTTAAAAGAGATATCGGCGCGGCAAAGAAGACGCTGCTTGAATCAAGGCCCACCGCCGTTTCCTTGTGGAACGGGGTCCAGGCATGTGTGAGGGACGTGCAGGCCGCCTCCTCGCTGGAGGAGGCCAGGGGGTCGGTCGTCCGCAATTCGGCGTTGTTCGTCGAGATGTCGTCCAATGCCGTAAGGCTCATCGCGGAGTTCGGCGCAAAGAGGATTCAGGACGGCGATACGGTGCTGACGCACTGCAACAGCAGCGCCGCCCTCGGAGTGATAAAAGAGGCCCATGCCCAAGGCAAGGCCGTGAAGGTATACGCAACGGAATCCCGTCCGTGGAGACAGGGGCTGCTCACCGTCAGAGAATTATCGGACGCGGGGGTCGACGTCACGCTGATAATAGACAGCGCCGTGCGCTCGGTCATGAAAAAAACGGACAAGGTGTTCGTAGGCGCTGACACAGTAGCATCCAACGGCGCACTGATAAATAAGATCGGAACGTCGCAGCTGGCACTGTCGGCGGATGAGGCGAGGGTCCCGTTCAGCGTCTGCACCGAAACATACAAATTCTCTCCGATGACGATGTTCGGCGATATGGTCGAGATAGAGGAAAGAGACTGCGGGGAAGTGGTCGGGGCCGGAGATGTCCCGGAGGGCGTAAAGATATACAACCCAGTCTTTGACACCACGCCCGCAAAATACATTGACGCGATAATAACGGAGATAGGAGTATTATCGCCCGGATCCGTCTATGACGTTATGGTAAGGCAGCTGGGGAATGACATATTCAAAGTGAGGGACGTACAATGA
- a CDS encoding RNA 2'-phosphotransferase, producing MMRECEDHGYFRDEYCPICGEEGKFLMSDFEVEKLGRTMAGILRHGKFELEMDEQGFVDMRDVVAVMKANNPKMRWLRTHHIEAMVETDPKGRYQISGADVRATYGHTIELSLRLPVDDIPEVLFYPTTEEECGILLEDGLFPSDRAMVHLSRSYSDAVKAGSVRVPDPVILAIDTVGCIDAGIEIGKAAKTVYLCDQVPPEFLDVAESDDWEDDDADSEE from the coding sequence ATGATGAGGGAATGCGAGGATCACGGCTATTTCCGTGATGAATATTGCCCCATATGCGGAGAGGAAGGGAAATTCCTGATGAGTGATTTCGAAGTGGAAAAGCTCGGCAGGACGATGGCCGGCATACTCAGGCATGGGAAGTTCGAGCTGGAAATGGACGAACAGGGGTTCGTCGATATGAGGGATGTAGTTGCCGTGATGAAAGCGAACAACCCGAAGATGAGGTGGCTGAGAACGCACCACATAGAAGCGATGGTGGAGACAGATCCCAAAGGAAGATACCAGATATCCGGTGCCGACGTGAGGGCGACATACGGCCACACGATAGAACTGAGCCTCAGGCTTCCGGTCGATGATATCCCGGAGGTACTTTTCTATCCGACGACGGAAGAAGAATGCGGGATACTCCTCGAGGACGGGTTGTTCCCGTCAGACAGGGCGATGGTGCATCTCTCGCGCTCGTATTCCGACGCGGTGAAGGCCGGATCCGTCAGAGTGCCGGACCCGGTGATACTTGCGATCGATACCGTGGGATGCATAGACGCGGGCATAGAGATAGGTAAGGCCGCAAAGACGGTATATCTCTGCGATCAGGTCCCGCCGGAGTTCCTGGACGTTGCCGAGTCGGATGACTGGGAAGACGACGACGCCGACAGTGAGGAATGA
- the folD gene encoding bifunctional methylenetetrahydrofolate dehydrogenase/methenyltetrahydrofolate cyclohydrolase FolD, translating to MGKTISEGIYAELREKINSLKSKGTTPGLAVVLVGDDPASEVYVRMKGKKCEELGMHSVTVTLPENTPQEDLLKKIGELNNDKNIHGFLVQLPLPPHIDEKTVINAIDPKKDVDCFHPVNVGKMLIGEPDFLPATPAGVQQMLVRSGVETKGKHIVVVGRSNIVGKPMAAMMMQKGDGADSTVTVVHSRTKDLPSITRQADILIVAMGKPNFVTADMVKEGAVVIDVGTNRVDDPASAKGSKLVGDVDFENVKDKASAISPVPGGVGPMTICMLMANTVAAAERVSASR from the coding sequence TTGGGAAAGACCATTTCCGAAGGCATATATGCAGAACTTAGGGAGAAGATAAACTCTCTAAAATCAAAAGGCACCACGCCCGGTTTGGCGGTCGTGCTCGTCGGCGATGATCCCGCGTCCGAGGTCTATGTCAGGATGAAAGGCAAGAAATGCGAAGAGCTCGGCATGCATTCGGTGACGGTGACGCTGCCAGAGAACACCCCGCAGGAAGACCTTCTGAAAAAGATAGGCGAACTGAACAATGACAAGAACATCCACGGATTCCTGGTACAGCTGCCGCTGCCGCCCCATATCGATGAGAAGACGGTGATCAATGCGATCGACCCCAAGAAGGACGTGGACTGCTTCCACCCGGTGAACGTAGGGAAGATGCTCATAGGAGAGCCTGATTTCCTTCCCGCCACGCCGGCTGGAGTTCAGCAGATGCTTGTCAGATCAGGCGTGGAGACCAAAGGGAAACACATAGTGGTGGTGGGCAGGAGCAATATCGTCGGCAAACCCATGGCAGCGATGATGATGCAGAAAGGCGACGGAGCGGATTCGACGGTCACGGTCGTGCATTCAAGGACAAAGGATCTCCCCTCGATAACAAGGCAGGCCGATATTCTGATAGTTGCGATGGGCAAGCCGAATTTCGTGACGGCTGACATGGTTAAGGAAGGAGCGGTCGTGATAGACGTCGGCACGAACAGAGTGGACGACCCCGCTTCGGCGAAAGGGTCCAAGCTGGTTGGGGACGTAGACTTCGAGAATGTTAAGGACAAAGCATCCGCGATATCCCCGGTGCCAGGAGGGGTCGGCCCGATGACGATCTGCATGCTCATGGCAAACACGGTCGCGGCCGCAGAGAGAGTCAGTGCTTCAAGGTGA